The Streptomyces sp. NBC_00224 genome contains the following window.
CACGGCCACCGTGGCCATCGTGGGCGAGGTCCCCCTGGAGCACCTGTGGCACGCCGTGCCCGCCTTCCCGACGGTGAGCGAGGTCTGGCTCCGGCTCCTGGAGGCGTACGGCCTCTGAGGCGAGGCCCCGCCCGACCACCGCACCCGCCCCGCCCGACCACCGCACCCGCTCGGCCCAATCGGCGCGCCCTCCCGCCCGACCGGCGCACCCCCGCCCGACCGAGCGCACCCGAATGCTTCACCACCCGACAAGGAAACCCCCATGCATCCCAAGAGGCGCACCCTCGCCCTCGCCCTGCCGGCCACGCTGGCCGCCCTGATGGGCGCCGCACCTGCCGCACCCGCCGCACCCGCGAGCGGCCCGGTCGTCGCCCGCGCCGACCGGCACGGACCCAAGCCCACGATCGTCCTGGTCCACGGGGCGTTCGCCGACGCCTCCAGCTGGAGCGGCACGATCAGGCGGCTGCAGCGCGCCGGCTACCCCGTCCTTGCCCCCGCCAACCCGCTGCGCGGTCTCGCCGCGGACACCGCCTACCTGCGCAGCGTGCTGGCTGCCGTCGAGGGACCCGTCGTCCTGGTCGGCCACTCCTACGGCGGCGCCGTCATCAGTGGCGCCGCGCTGGGCGACAGCCGGGTGAAGGCCCTCGTCTACATCGCCGCGTTCACCCCGGACAAGGGCGAGAGCGCGGCCCAGCTCGCCGCCAAGTTCCCCGGCTCCACCCTCGGTGACACGGTGAACCCGCGGTCGTACCCGCTGCCCGGCGGTGGCAACGGCACCGAACTCGTCATCCAACGGGCCAAGTTCCACCGGCAGTTCGCCGCCGACGTCCCCGCCGCCGACGCGGCCGTCATGGCCGCGACCCAGCGCCCGGTCGCCACCGCCGCGCTGGAGGAGAAGGCCGGGGAAGCGGCCTGGAAGACGATCCCGTCCTGGGCGCTGATCGCCACCGCCGACAAGAACATCCCGCCGGCCGCCGAACGGTGGATGGCCCGGCGCGCCGGCTCGCACATCACCGAAGTGGACGCGTCGCACGCCGTGGCCGTCTCCCGTCCGGCCGTGGTCACCGACGTGATCCTCGACGCCGTACGGGCGACCCGCTGACCCGCAGAACTGCTGCCCCATCCCGTACATCCCCACAAGGAGAACCCCTCATGACCGCCCGGCCGACCCTCGAACCCGCCGCCCAGGCCTTCGCCGACGCCACCGCCCAGCCGCCGTACCTCTACCAGATCCCCGTCGCCGAAGGCCGTAAGGCCGTGGACGGCGTCCAGAGCGGTGAGGGTGTTCCCCTGCCCGAGGTCGACGAGGAGTGGATCACCGTCCACGGCGGCCCGACCGGCGACGTCCGCGCCCGGATCGTCCGCCCCCGCGGCGCGACGGGCCCTCTCCCCGTCATCCTCTACATCCACGGCGCGGGCTGGGTGTTCGGCAACGCCCACACCCACGACCGGCTCGTCCGCGAACTCGCCGTCGGCACCCGGGCGGCCGTGGTGTTCCCCGAGTACGACCTCTCGCCCGAGGCGCGTTACCCCGTCGCGATCGAGCAGAACTACAGCGTCGCCCAGTGGGTCGCCCGCGAGGGCCACCACAAGGACCTCGACGGCACGCGGATCGCCGTCGCGGGCGACTCGGTCGGGGGCAACATGAGCGCCGCCCTCACCCTCATGGCCAAGCAGCGCGGTGACGTGACCCTCGTCCAGCAGGTCCTCTTCTACCCGGTCACGGACGCGAGCTTCGACACCGACTCGTACCACCGGTTCGGTGAGGGCTACTTCCTGCGCCGCGACGCCATGAAGTGGTTCTGGGACCAGTACACGACCGACGAGGCCGAGCGCGCCCAGATCACCGCCTCCCCGCTGCGCGCCTCCACCGAGCAGCTCACCGGTCTGCCGCCCGCCCTGGTGATCACCGCCGAGGCGGACGTCCTGTGCGACGAGGGCGAGGCGTACGCGGCGAAGCTCCGTGCCGCCGGAGTCCCCGTCACCGCCCTGCGTGTCCAGGGAGTCATCCACGACTTCGTCATGCTGAACGCGCTGCGCGAGACACGGGCCGCGGACCTCGCCATCGGTCTCGCCACCGACACCCTCCGCAAGGCCCTCGCATGACCGGGCCGTCGACGAGCATGCCGGTGGCGGGCCTCGTCCCCGCGCCGCGTCGGGAGCACGAGCACGCCGACCTCCTCGTCCGTAACGCCAAGGTCTTCACCGGTGACCCCGACCGGCCCGAGGCCCGTGCCGTCGCGATCCGCGACGGCAGGGTCGCGGCCCTCGGCGACGACCACGACCTCGCCCACCTCGTCGGGCCGGGCACCAAGGTCGTCGACGCCCTCGGCCGCCGGGTGATCCCCGGTCTCAACGACTCGCACCTGCACGTCATCCGGGGCGGCCTGAACTACGTCCTGGAGCTGCGCTGGGACGGGGTGCGCAGTCTGCGCCACGCCCTGGCCATGCTGCGCGAGCAGGCCGGTCGCACCCCCAAGGGACAGTGGATCCGCGTCGTGGGCGGCTGGACCGCCGAACAGTTCGTCGAGCGCAGGATGCCGACCGTCGCCGAGCTGAACGCCGCCGCCCCCGACACCCCGGTGTTCGTCCTTCACCTGTACCAGTCGGCGCTGATGAACCGGGCCGCCGTCAAGGCCGCCGGATTCACCCGGGAAACCCCCGACCCGCGTGGTGGGCAGATCGTACGCGGCCGGGACGGCGAACCCAACGGCGTGCTCCTCGCCGCCCCGAGCGCCCTCATCCTCTACTCGACCCTGGCCAAGGCGCCGGCCCTGGACGAGGCCGACAAGCGGACGTCGACGCGTCACTTCCTGCGCGAGCTGAACCGCTTCGGACTGACGTCCGCGGTCGACGCCGCCGGTGGGTTCCAGAACTTCCCCGACAACTACGCCACGGTCGTCGACCTCGCCCGGTCGGGGGAGCTGACCCTCCGGATCGCCTACCACCTCTTTCCGCAGACGGCCGGTCAGGAGCTCGCCGACCTGAAGCGGTGGACCGAGATGGTCAAGCCCGGGGACGGGGACGAGTGGCTCCGGCTCAACGGCGCGGGAGAGAACCTGACCTGGGCCGCCGCCGACTTCGAGAACTTCTCCGAGCCCCGGCCCGAGCTCGCCGCAGGGTACGAGACCGAATTCGAGAGCGCCGTCCGGCTTCTCCTTGAGAACGGCTGGGGCTTCCGGCTCCACGCGACCTACGACGAGACGATCCGCCGCGACCTGGCCGTCTTCGAGAAGCTCGCGGCCGAAGGGCTCTTCCCCGGTGGCAACCGCTGGCTCTTCGATCACGCGGAGACGGTCTCGGCCGACAGCCTGGACCGGATCGCGGCCCTCGGCGGCGCCCTCTCCGTCCAGAACCGGATGTCCTTCCAGGGCGCCGCGTTCCTCGACCGGTACGGCGCCGAGGCCGCCGCCCACACCCCGCCGGTCCGGGCCATGCTCGACCGGGGCCTGACCGTCGCCGCCGGAACCGACGCCACCCGCGTCTCCTCGTACAACCCCTGGGTCGCACTCCACTGGCTGGTCACCGGGCGCACCGTCGGCGGCACGGCCCTCTACCCGGCCGGGAACCTGATCGACCGGGAGACCGCCCTCGGCCTCTACACCCGCGGCGGGGCGGAGCTCACCGGCGAACAGGACGTCAAGGGCGTACTGCGAGAGGGGTGTTACGGCGACCTCGCGATCCTGTCGGACGACTACCTCACCGTGCCCGAGGCCGTAATCCCCGACATCGAGTCCGTCCTCACCGCCGTCGGTGGCCGCATCGTCTACGCGACCGCCGAGTACGAGGGCCTCGACGAGGCAGTCCCGCCGGTGAGCCCTGAGTGGAGCCCGGTGGCCCACTTCGGCGGCTACCAGAGCGGCGCCCGCCAGGCATCGGCCGTGGCCGAGGCCGTCGCCGAGTCCGAGCAGCACCGCCGGTGGCGCGTCGAGCGCGGCTCGGTTCCCGAGACGACGCCGTCCTTCCTCGACCCCTGCTTCGCGCACTGAAAGAGAGATCCACCCGATGTCCGCAGCCTCCCCCGCCGCCGACGGCGGCGACCCCCCGGCGACCCCGCCGGACGTTTCCCCGGGACGCCGTTTCGAACCGGACCTCCGGTCGATGACACGCATCAACCTGCGCCCCATCGCCTCACCCATGCCGCTCGGCTTCTTCACGATAGCCATCGCTTCCGTGATGACGGGGTGCCTCCAGCTCGGGCTATTCGACGAGGCGGCCCGTGCCGCCGTCGCCTTCACCGTGCTGCCGGCCTTCGTCCTCCAACTCCTGGTGAGTGTCCTGGCCTTCGGTGCCCGTGACGTGATCGCGGCGACGCTGATGGCGGTCTTCGCCGGCAGCTGGCTGCCCTACTCGCTCATCATGCTCAGCGGCGCGGCCGACGGACTTCAGGTCCTCGGCGTGTTCAACCTGGCGCTCCTCTGCTTCGGGGCCCTGATGACCGCCGTCACCCGGCTCAAGCGCGCGCTGTGGCTCGTCCTCGCGGTCTCCCTCCCTCGCTGGGCGGCCACCGGCCTCGGGGGCATCACCGGCGCCGAATGGCTGACGCGCACGTCCGGTGCGCTCGGCCTCGTGGTGGCGCTGGTCGCGATGTACACGGCGTTCGCCCTGATGCTTGAGGACATGCGCAGCGAGCAGGTCCTGCCCATCGGCCGCAGCGGCCCCGCCCACCTCGCCGTGGAAGGCGACCTGGCCGTCCAGCTCCGCAACCTGGAACGCCAGGCGGGCGTACGCCGCACGCTCTGACCGCGCCCACCCACCCCGTAACACCGCGACCGCACAGGAGCACCCATGGAACCGCAGGTGACGGACCGGCCCCAGAAGTCCCGGTACGAGATCCTCGCCGGCGACGACGGCACCGAGACCGCGGGCTTCGCCGAGTACCACCTCTCGGAGGGCGAGATCGCCTTCATCCACACCGAGATCGACAGCCGTTTCGCCGGCCAGGGCCTGGCCGGTCTCCTCGCCCGGGGAGCGCTCGACGACGTCCGGGCCCGTGGGCTGCGCGTCCTGCCGCACTGCCCTTTCATCCGGGGCTGGATCGGCAAGCACCCCGAGTACACCGACCTGGTGCCCGAGGCGAGGCGCGCCCGCTTCGGCCTGTGAAGCACCACACGAACACCACACATCCGCCTCCCGCATCCCCAGCCCCATCCCCCGTCACACACCGAGGAGTTCCCCCATGTCCCGACACGCCCGCCCCACCGTCGTCCTGGTCCACGGCGCCTTCGCCGACGCCTCCAGCTTCGCCCGCGTCATCCCCGAGCTGACCGCCGCCGGCATGGAAGTGGTGGCCCCGGCGGTGCCCAACCGCGGCCTCGTCGACGACGCCGCGTACATCGCCTCGGTTATCCGCGCCGTCGAAGGCCCCGTGATCCTGGTCGGGCACTCCTACGGCGGCGCCGTCATCACCCTCGCCGGCACGGAGGACAACGTCCGCGCACTGGTGTACCTCGCGGGATACGCGCTGGAGGAGGGCGAGAGCCTGGGCGAGCTGCAGGGCCGCTTCCCCGACTCCGGTCTTGCCGACGCTCTCGTCTACACCCCGTTCCCGGTGGCCGGCTCCACCGAGAGCGGCACCGACGTCTCGGTGGAGATCGAGAAGTTCCCCGCCCTCTTCGCCGCGGACGTCGACCCCGACCTCGCCGCGGTGCTCGCCGTCTCCCAGCGCCCCCTGGCCGCACGTGCCTTCTCGGAGGCGGCGCCTGTCGCGGCCTGGAAGACCAAGCCCTCGTGGGGCCTTGTCGCCTCCTCCGACCGCACGATCAACCCCGATGTGGAGCGCTACGGGTACGAGCGCGCCGGCATGACCACCGTCGAGGTCGACTCCTCCCACCTGGTCATGCTCGCCCAGCCCAAGGCCGTGGCGGAGCTGATCCAGGACGCGGTCCGGGCCACCGCCCACTGACCCGATCGTTCAAGATCGAACGATTAGTCGATATTGTTCGAGCGCTGGTAGCTTCTGATCGCCCCCGAGGACCCCTCGGCGGGCGATCGGAGGAGATACACCCATGAGGTTCGGCGCGAGGCTCGCGCTCGCCGTCATCGCCCTCGCCGCCCTTGCCACCGCCTGCGGTGTTCCTCAGGACAGTGGTCCGCCGTCGCACACCGCCGCGGACTGTGGGCCGTACGCCAGATACGGCAAGCACCCCGGCACCAAGGTCACCGTCTACGCGGAGAACCGGGACCGGGAGGCCGACCTGTTCGAAGAGACCTGGGCGGACTTCGCGGACTGCACGGGAATCGACGTCCAGTACGAGGGGGACGGGGAGTTCGAGGCCGAGATCCAGCTCCGGGTCGACGGCGGGAGCGCCCCTGACGTGGCGTTCTTCCCCCAGCCCGGGCTCCTGGAACGCTTCGCGCGGGCAGGGAAGCTCAAGCCCGCGAGCGCCGGGGTCGTGGCCCTCGCGAAGCAGGGCTGGTCGGCTGACTGGAACAGCTACGCGACCGTGAACGGCACCCTCTACGGCACGCCGCTGGTCGCGAACGTGAAGTCGTTCGTCTGGTACTCCCCGAAGTTCTTCCGGGACAGGGGACTGAGCGTTCCCCGCACGTGGTCCGAGCTGATGGCCGTGACGGAGAAGGTCGCGGCGTCGGGCGTGAAGCCGTGGTGCGCGGGCATCGAGTCCGCCGAGGCGACCGGCTGGCCCGTGACGGACTGGGTCGAGGACGTCCTGCTGCGCCAGCAGGGCACGGACGTCTACGACCAGTGGGTCGCCCACAAGATCCCGTTCAACGACCCGCGGGTGATCAAGGCCATGGACACCGTGGGGTCCATCCTCAAGAACGACCGGTACGCCAACGGCGGTTTCGGTCCGGCCCGGTCGATGGCGTCGATCTCCTTCCAGGAAGCCGGCACACCGATTCTCTCCGGCGACTGTGCGATGCACCGCCAGGCCTCGTTCTATGCCGGTCTGTGGCCGAAGGGCACCGAGATCGGACCGGACAAGGACGTCTACGCCTTCCTCCTGCCGGGGGCCGACCCGGCCGGCCGCCCCGTACTGGGCGGTGGGGTGTTCACCGCGGCGTTCGCCGACCGTCCCGAAGTGCGGGCCTTCCAGGAGTATCTGGCCTCCGCGGACTTCGCGAACGCGCGTATGAAGAAGGGC
Protein-coding sequences here:
- a CDS encoding ABC transporter substrate-binding protein; the encoded protein is MRFGARLALAVIALAALATACGVPQDSGPPSHTAADCGPYARYGKHPGTKVTVYAENRDREADLFEETWADFADCTGIDVQYEGDGEFEAEIQLRVDGGSAPDVAFFPQPGLLERFARAGKLKPASAGVVALAKQGWSADWNSYATVNGTLYGTPLVANVKSFVWYSPKFFRDRGLSVPRTWSELMAVTEKVAASGVKPWCAGIESAEATGWPVTDWVEDVLLRQQGTDVYDQWVAHKIPFNDPRVIKAMDTVGSILKNDRYANGGFGPARSMASISFQEAGTPILSGDCAMHRQASFYAGLWPKGTEIGPDKDVYAFLLPGADPAGRPVLGGGVFTAAFADRPEVRAFQEYLASADFANARMKKGPFVSANRGVDPANAATPVDRLSIQLLQDPRTQFRFDGSDLMPASVGAGTFWKGAVDWIGGASTRQVADSIERSWPSH
- a CDS encoding GNAT family N-acetyltransferase; this translates as MEPQVTDRPQKSRYEILAGDDGTETAGFAEYHLSEGEIAFIHTEIDSRFAGQGLAGLLARGALDDVRARGLRVLPHCPFIRGWIGKHPEYTDLVPEARRARFGL
- a CDS encoding alpha/beta fold hydrolase, with amino-acid sequence MHPKRRTLALALPATLAALMGAAPAAPAAPASGPVVARADRHGPKPTIVLVHGAFADASSWSGTIRRLQRAGYPVLAPANPLRGLAADTAYLRSVLAAVEGPVVLVGHSYGGAVISGAALGDSRVKALVYIAAFTPDKGESAAQLAAKFPGSTLGDTVNPRSYPLPGGGNGTELVIQRAKFHRQFAADVPAADAAVMAATQRPVATAALEEKAGEAAWKTIPSWALIATADKNIPPAAERWMARRAGSHITEVDASHAVAVSRPAVVTDVILDAVRATR
- a CDS encoding alpha/beta fold hydrolase, producing MSRHARPTVVLVHGAFADASSFARVIPELTAAGMEVVAPAVPNRGLVDDAAYIASVIRAVEGPVILVGHSYGGAVITLAGTEDNVRALVYLAGYALEEGESLGELQGRFPDSGLADALVYTPFPVAGSTESGTDVSVEIEKFPALFAADVDPDLAAVLAVSQRPLAARAFSEAAPVAAWKTKPSWGLVASSDRTINPDVERYGYERAGMTTVEVDSSHLVMLAQPKAVAELIQDAVRATAH
- a CDS encoding GPR1/FUN34/YaaH family transporter, whose product is MTRINLRPIASPMPLGFFTIAIASVMTGCLQLGLFDEAARAAVAFTVLPAFVLQLLVSVLAFGARDVIAATLMAVFAGSWLPYSLIMLSGAADGLQVLGVFNLALLCFGALMTAVTRLKRALWLVLAVSLPRWAATGLGGITGAEWLTRTSGALGLVVALVAMYTAFALMLEDMRSEQVLPIGRSGPAHLAVEGDLAVQLRNLERQAGVRRTL
- a CDS encoding amidohydrolase translates to MTGPSTSMPVAGLVPAPRREHEHADLLVRNAKVFTGDPDRPEARAVAIRDGRVAALGDDHDLAHLVGPGTKVVDALGRRVIPGLNDSHLHVIRGGLNYVLELRWDGVRSLRHALAMLREQAGRTPKGQWIRVVGGWTAEQFVERRMPTVAELNAAAPDTPVFVLHLYQSALMNRAAVKAAGFTRETPDPRGGQIVRGRDGEPNGVLLAAPSALILYSTLAKAPALDEADKRTSTRHFLRELNRFGLTSAVDAAGGFQNFPDNYATVVDLARSGELTLRIAYHLFPQTAGQELADLKRWTEMVKPGDGDEWLRLNGAGENLTWAAADFENFSEPRPELAAGYETEFESAVRLLLENGWGFRLHATYDETIRRDLAVFEKLAAEGLFPGGNRWLFDHAETVSADSLDRIAALGGALSVQNRMSFQGAAFLDRYGAEAAAHTPPVRAMLDRGLTVAAGTDATRVSSYNPWVALHWLVTGRTVGGTALYPAGNLIDRETALGLYTRGGAELTGEQDVKGVLREGCYGDLAILSDDYLTVPEAVIPDIESVLTAVGGRIVYATAEYEGLDEAVPPVSPEWSPVAHFGGYQSGARQASAVAEAVAESEQHRRWRVERGSVPETTPSFLDPCFAH
- a CDS encoding alpha/beta hydrolase; this translates as MTARPTLEPAAQAFADATAQPPYLYQIPVAEGRKAVDGVQSGEGVPLPEVDEEWITVHGGPTGDVRARIVRPRGATGPLPVILYIHGAGWVFGNAHTHDRLVRELAVGTRAAVVFPEYDLSPEARYPVAIEQNYSVAQWVAREGHHKDLDGTRIAVAGDSVGGNMSAALTLMAKQRGDVTLVQQVLFYPVTDASFDTDSYHRFGEGYFLRRDAMKWFWDQYTTDEAERAQITASPLRASTEQLTGLPPALVITAEADVLCDEGEAYAAKLRAAGVPVTALRVQGVIHDFVMLNALRETRAADLAIGLATDTLRKALA